A single genomic interval of Bradyrhizobium sp. sBnM-33 harbors:
- a CDS encoding LysR family transcriptional regulator yields the protein MRGYLDDLRAFKAVGRERSFTKAAAKLGVSQSALSHTIREFEGRLGVRLLTRNTRGVNPTEAGERLLRTAAPRLDEIEAELAALFDETPAATIRITAGDHPVRSILWPKLAKLLRSYPDIKVEINLDNSNVDIVDQRYDAGVRLGEQVAKDMIAVRIGPEVRFAAVGSPSYFADRPLPVTPSDLINHKCINLRLPTYGGLYAWEFQKDGHEVKVRAEGQLIFNGIFEVLEAAVAGFGVAYVPDDLALPHIAKCDLMKVLDDWCAPWPGYHLYYPISRQSSAAFDVVVDALRHRE from the coding sequence GGCGAAGCTCGGCGTATCCCAGTCCGCGCTTAGCCACACGATTCGTGAATTTGAAGGTCGCCTGGGCGTCCGGCTGCTGACCCGCAACACCAGAGGCGTTAATCCCACCGAGGCCGGGGAGCGCCTGCTTCGAACTGCTGCACCCCGGCTCGACGAGATCGAAGCGGAGCTTGCCGCCTTGTTTGACGAGACGCCCGCCGCGACTATTCGGATCACGGCCGGAGACCATCCGGTTCGATCGATCCTCTGGCCAAAGCTGGCCAAGCTTCTGAGGAGCTATCCGGACATTAAGGTCGAAATCAACCTGGATAATAGCAACGTGGACATCGTCGACCAGCGTTACGACGCGGGAGTGCGTCTCGGCGAGCAGGTCGCCAAGGATATGATTGCGGTGCGTATCGGGCCCGAGGTCCGCTTTGCGGCAGTCGGCTCGCCTTCATACTTCGCGGACCGGCCTCTCCCGGTCACCCCGAGCGATTTGATCAATCACAAATGCATCAATCTGCGTCTTCCCACATACGGCGGACTATACGCTTGGGAGTTCCAAAAAGATGGCCATGAAGTGAAAGTGCGCGCGGAAGGCCAACTCATTTTCAACGGCATCTTCGAAGTGCTTGAGGCCGCGGTAGCCGGCTTTGGCGTTGCCTACGTGCCTGATGACTTGGCGTTACCCCACATCGCAAAATGCGATCTCATGAAAGTTCTCGACGATTGGTGCGCCCCTTGGCCCGGATACCATCTCTATTACCCGATCAGCCGCCAATCCTCGGCGGCATTTGACGTCGTTGTCGACGCACTCCGCCACCGGGAATAG